One window of SAR324 cluster bacterium genomic DNA carries:
- a CDS encoding histidinol-phosphatase: MLVSLHGGHSGSYCDHAHGTLSDLVAQAVERGFSHYGLTEHMPRSGFLYEEEQQAGRTSEKLHEMFSSYVTEARFLQANQQSRIHLLVGMEIEVIDSNWDEIRRLRTQYHLDFLVGSIHFVSGIPIDYRESDISLLEQSLGGTSEVFKAYYETQYQMFREIHPEIIGHFDLIRLFRPDFEMPESVWKLIRRNIHYAIAYGALFDVNARAFKKGFGEPYPEQRILQIILEHGGRLTAGDDSHAPQEVGLGFDTLFLFLKKMGIHSLHGLEKSHNGILTEFKWELP, translated from the coding sequence ATGCTGGTTTCTCTTCATGGCGGGCACAGTGGTTCCTATTGTGATCATGCTCACGGAACGCTAAGTGACCTGGTTGCGCAAGCGGTTGAGCGTGGATTTTCGCATTATGGGCTTACGGAACACATGCCCAGATCCGGATTTCTGTATGAGGAAGAGCAACAGGCCGGACGCACCTCTGAAAAACTACACGAGATGTTTTCGTCCTATGTGACAGAAGCCCGATTTCTGCAGGCAAACCAGCAATCACGCATCCATCTGCTGGTGGGAATGGAAATTGAAGTGATCGATTCCAACTGGGATGAAATCCGCCGCTTGCGAACACAATACCACCTGGATTTTCTGGTGGGCTCCATTCATTTTGTTTCAGGGATACCGATTGACTATCGGGAGTCTGATATTTCACTTCTGGAGCAGAGTCTCGGTGGCACTTCGGAGGTGTTCAAAGCCTACTATGAAACTCAATATCAGATGTTCCGGGAAATTCACCCTGAAATTATTGGACATTTTGATCTGATTCGACTGTTTCGCCCTGACTTTGAAATGCCGGAATCTGTTTGGAAACTGATTCGCAGAAATATCCATTATGCCATTGCCTACGGCGCGTTATTTGATGTCAATGCCCGTGCTTTTAAAAAAGGCTTTGGGGAACCTTATCCTGAACAGCGAATCCTGCAAATCATTCTGGAGCATGGAGGCCGTTTGACGGCGGGTGATGATTCTCATGCGCCACAGGAAGTGGGACTTGGCTTTGACACCCTGTTTTTGTTTTTGAA